Proteins encoded by one window of Pan troglodytes isolate AG18354 chromosome 16, NHGRI_mPanTro3-v2.0_pri, whole genome shotgun sequence:
- the TP53BP1 gene encoding TP53-binding protein 1 isoform X7 yields the protein MSESMVETHDPILGSGKGDSGAAPDMDDKLCLRMKLVSPETEASEESLQFNLEKPATGERKNGSTAVAESVASPQKTMSVLSCICEARQENEARSEDPPTTPIRGNLLHFPSSQGEEEKEKLEGDHTIRQSQQPMKPISPVKDPVSPASQKMVIQGPSSPQGEAMVTDVLEDQKEGRSTNQENPSKALIERPSQNNIGIQTMECSLRVPETVSAATQTIKNVCEQGTSTVDQNFGKQDATVQTERGSGEKPVSAPGDDTESLHSQGEEEFDMPQPPHGHVLHRHMRTIREVRTLVTRVITDVYYVDGTEVERKVTEETEEPIVECQECETEVSPSQTGGSSGDLGDISSFSSKASSLHRTSSGTSLSAMHSSGSSGKGAGPLRGKTSGTEPADFALPSSRGGPGKLSPRKGVSQTGMPVCEEDGDAGLGIRQGGKAPVTPRGRGRRGRPPSRTTGTRETAVPGPLGIEDISPNLSPDDKSFSRVVPRVPDSTRRTDVGAGALRRSDSPEIPFQAAAGPSDGLDASSPGNSLVGLRVVAKWSSNGYFYSGKITRDVGAGKYKLLFDDGYECDVLGKDILLCDPIPLDTEVTALSEDEYFSAGVVKGHRKESGELYYSIEKEGQRKWYKRMAVILSLEQGNRLREQYGLGPYEAVTPLTKAADISLDNLVEGKRKRRSNVSSPATPTASSSSSTTPTRKITESPRASMGVLSGKRKLITSEEERSPAKRGRKSATVKPGAVGAGEFVSPCESGDNTGEPSALEEQRGPLPLNKTLFLGYAFLLTMATTSDKLASRSKLPDGPTGSSEEEEEFLEIPPFNKQYTESQLRAGAGYILEDFNEAQCNTAYQCLLIADQHCRTRKYFLCLASGIPCVSHVWVHDSCHANQLQNYRNYLLPAGYSLEEQRILDWQPRENPFQNLKVLLVSDQQQNFLELWSEILMTGGAASVKQHHSSAHNKDIALGVFDVVVTDPSCPASVLKCAEALQLPVVSQEWVIQCLIVGERIGFKQHPKYKHDYVSH from the exons ATGTCTGAAAGCATGGTGGAGACCCATGATCCCATACTTGGGAGTGGAAAAGGGGATTCTGGGGCTGCCCCAGACATGGATGATAAATTATGTCTAAGAATGAAACTGGTTAGTCCTGAGACTGAGGCGAGTGAAGAGTCTTTGCAGTTCAACCTGGAAA agCCTGCAACTggtgaaagaaaaaatggatcTACTGCTGTTGCTGAGTCTGTTGCCAG TCCCCAGAAGACCATGTCTGTGTTGAGCTGTATCTGTGAAGCCAGGCAAGAGAATGAGGCTCGAAGTGAGgatcctcccaccacacccaTCAG GGGGAACTTGCTCCACTTTCCAAGTTCtcaaggagaagaggagaaagaaaaattggaGGGTGACCATACAATCAGGCAGAGTCAACAGCCTATGAAGCCCATTAGTCCTGTCAAGGACCCTGTTTCTCCTGCTTCCCAGAAGATGGTCATACAAGGGCCATCCAGTCCTCAAGGAGAGGCAATGGTGACAGATGTGCTAGAAGACCAGAAAGAAGGACGGAGTACTAATCAGGAAAATCCTAGTAAGGCCTTGATTGAAAGGCCCAGCCAAAATAACATAGGAATCCAAACCATGGAGTGTTCCTTGAGGGTCCCAGAAACTGTTTCAGCAGCAACCCAGACTATAAAGAATGTGTGTGAGCAGGGGACCAGTACAGTGGACCAGAACTTTGGAAAGCAAGATGCCACAGTTCAGACTGAGAGGGGGAGTGGTGAGAAACCAGTCAGTGCTCCTGGGGATGATACAGAGTCGCTCCATAGCCAG GGAGAAGAAGAGTTTgatatgcctcagcctccacatgGCCATGTCTTACATCGTCACATGAGAACAATCCGGGAAGTACGCACACTTGTCACTCGTGTCATTACAGATGTGTATTATGTGGATGGAacagaagtagaaagaaaagtaACTGAG GAGACTGAAGAGCCAATTGTAGAGTGTCAGGAGTGTGAAACTGAAGTTTCCCCTTCACAGACTGGGGGCTCCTCAGGTGACCTGGGGGATATCAGCTCCTTCTCCTCCAAGGCATCCAGCTTACACCGCACATCAAGTGGGACAAGTCTCTCAGCTATGCACAGCAGTGGAAGCTCAGGGAAAGGAGCCGGACCACTCAGAGGGAAAACCAGCGGGACAGAACCCGCAGATTTTGCCTTACCCAGCTCCCGAGGAGGCCCAGGAAAACTGAG TCCTAGAAAAGGGGTCAGTCAGACAGGGATGCCAGTGTGTGAGGAGGATGGTGATGCAGGCCTTGGCATCAGACAGGGAGGGAAGGCTCCAGTCACGCCTCGTGGGCGCGGGCGAAGGGGCCGCCCACCTTCTCGGACCACTGGAACCAG AGAAAcagctgtgcctggccccttggGCATAGAGGACATTTCACCTAACTTGTCACCAGATGATAAATCCTTCAGCCGTGTCGTGCCCCGAGTGCCAGACTCCACCAGACGAACAGATGTGGGTGCTGGTGCTTTGCGTCGTAGTGACTCTCCAGAAATTCCTTTCCAGGCTGCTGCTGGCCCTTCTGATGGCTTAGATGCCTCCTCTCCAGGAAATAGCCTTGTAGGGCTCCGTGTTGTAGCCAAGTGGTCATCCAATGGCTACTTTTACTCTGGGAAAATCACACGAGATGTCGGAGCTGGGAAGTATAAATTGCTCTTTGATGATGGGTACGAATGTGATGTGTTGGGCAAAGACATTCTGTTATGTGACCCCATCCCGCTGGACACTGAAGTGACGGCCCTCTCGGAGGATGAGTATTTCAGTGCAG GAGTGGTGAAAGGACATAGGAAGGAGTCTGGGGAACTGTACTACAGCATTGAAAAAGAAGGCCAAAGAAAGTGGTATAAGCGAATGGCTGTCATCCTGTCCTTGGAGCAAGGAAACAGACTGAGAGAGCAGTATGGGCTTGGCCCCTATGAGGCAGTAACACCTCTTACAAAGGCAGCAGATATCAGCTTAG ACAATTTGGTGGAAGGGAAGCGGAAACGGCGCAGTAACGTCAGCTCCCCAGCCACCCCTACTGCCTCCAGTAGCAGCAGCACAACCCCTACCCGAAAGATCACAGAAAGTCCTCGTGCCTCCATGGGAGTTCTCTCAGGCAAAAGAAAACTTATCACTTCTGAAGAGGAACGGTCCCCTGCCAAGCGAGGTCGCAAGTCTGCCACAGTAAAACCTG GTGCAGTAGGGGCAGGAGAGTTTGTGAGCCCCTGTGAGAGTGGAGACAACACCGGTGAACCCTCTGCCCTGGAAGAGCAGAGAGGGCCTTTGCCTCTCAACAAGACCTTGTTTCTGGGCTACGCATTTCTCCTTACCATGGCCACAACCAGTGACAAGTTGGCCAGCCGCTCCAAACTGCCAGATGGTCCTACAGGAAGCAGTGAAGAAGAGGAGG aatttTTGGAAATTCCTCCTTTCAACAAGCAGTATACAGAATCCCAGCTTCGAGCAGGAGCTGGCTATATCCTTGAAGATTTCAATGAAGCCCAG TGTAACACAGCTTACCAGTGTCTTCTAATTGCGGATCAGCATTGTCGAACCCGGAAGTACTTCCTGTGCCTTGCCAGTGGGATTCCTTGTGTGTCTCATGTCTGGGTCCATGATAGTTGCCATGCCAACCAGCTCCAGAACTACCGTAATTATCTGTTGCCAGCTGGGTACAGCCTTGAGGAGCAAAGAATTCTGGACTG GCAACCCCGTGAAAATCCTTTCCAGAATCTGAAGGTA